The Flavipsychrobacter sp. genome contains the following window.
TACTGCAGCAGCTACCATAGCAATAGTTAATGCTATACCTTTGAAAAAAGAGTAAGGCTTTTGGTTCATATAAAACGTGTGTTTAATGCCTTTAGGACAAATATTTACAATTAAGCAATAATAAAAAAATAATACCTATAATACAATAGGGCTGCACACTATATGGCTATTATTTTTCTACTAAATGCCTTTTTATGTTCTCAAAACAGGTAGTATAGCCGTTATACGGCTAACTCTTTTATTTTATAGACAGATTATTAACTAAAATAGTTTGTAATAAATATCATATTGTCACAGAAAAAGGGAGCCTAATAGGCTCCCTTTCTATTTATTACGAATTAACCTTATTGCTTATTTATCTTTATTTGTTGAATCTTTTGATCGTCTTGATATTTAATAATAAAAATGCCGCTCGGCAACTCAGATACATTTAGTTCCTCTAGCCGAACTGTTACACTTTTTTGTTTAAGAACCCTGCCTGTCATATCAAGTATTTCTAATATGGCATTAGCACCTATCTCTCCTTTTATATCTACACTAAGAATACTTGATACAGGATTAGGAAATATGGATATTTCAAAAGTTCCATCCCCAATTGTTGCGTTAACAGACAAAGGAGGTTGTGTTAATAATCCTGTTGTATTCCATTCAGACAGTGGAGTCGGAGTACACCTGCTTCTAACATGAAGGTAATATTGTACACCTCCAGACAAACCTTGCAAAAACGCACTGGTATATGTTGTATAAGTTCCTTTAGCCGATACTGGAATAACAGGTGAGGTACTAACAAGATATTCATAGCCATAAGCTGTTTTAATAGGCGACCAACTAGCTACAGCTGTTGTACTTGTTATATTTTGAATTGACACATTAGGATTATAACAACAAGGATCAGTTCTAAAAGAGTCTAATGTCCACGAAGACGTGTCCCAAAATATTGTAGAGCCTGTAGTGTCACAAATACTTCTCAAATAGAAATAATATTGAGTATCGCATACTAAATCACTAAATAACATAGATGTATCTGTAGTATACTTATACCCTACACTGGTAGGTGGTATTGTGCTCTTATCATTTGTAAAATAGTATTCATACAGTTTTGCATTCCCCTTACTATTCCATTTAATATTAGCTGATTTATAATTAACGTCACCACTGCTGAGATTAGTAGGTGGTAAACAAGGATTAATCACCTCGAAATTGTAATCTTCGGCCTCTCCTTCTTGGTGGTTAGCACAAGGATCAAAAGAACTTGCAAGCTCAGGAACACTTTTACGGCTAGCAGCTCTTACTCTCATTCTAGTAACACCATGCTTGGCACTTAATGGCACACTAAAAGTAAGGTTACCTGCGCTACCACTACCTGTTAATGCAGGTATAGCTCCTACAAGTTCTCCCGGATCAGAAAAACTTCCATTTTGGTTCCAATCAACATATATCTGTATTCTAGAAATATAATTACATACAGCACATGGACTAGGTCCTGTCAATGGTCCCATTTTTACGTTTACGGTAACAGAACTACCTGCATCTTGTATTACTTTCATAGTTGTATTACCAGTATAGTCAGAATAAGATGCAGCGGTATTACCACAACCTGTATTGTTATTGATGATATTGGTCATAGCACCTGTCGTTGTTACATTATCTATAAAGGTACTACCACTACATGATAATGTATAAGTAGGAATACAGTAAGATTGTGCATTTGACATTGATACACTAATAAATACTATAGCTAGTACATAAGCTATTCTTATGGCAATTGATCGGGCAAAGTTCATTATGATATAGATTTAAACGTTAGAGATATACATATAGACAGCTATTATACGTTTAATAGTTTGCTAATAACTCCTTTTTAATCTTTAATTAACCGCATAAAAAAGAGACTCCATAAGAGTCTCTTTTCAATAATTTGTATTTTATTAATGTACTATTGCTTGTTTACTTTTATCAGCTCATTTCTTTGCTCATCATGGTATTTCAACAAGTACATTCCTGATGGTAATTCTGATACATTCAGCTCCATCTTAGCACCGGTCACCTCGCTACGCATTACCACTTTACCGGTAATATCTTGTAGCTCTACTACTGCTCCATTTCCTATCAAACCAGCTACTTCCAGTTGTAATACATCACTTACAGGGTTTGGATATACTGCTATACCCGTATTGTTCGATACATTACTTACTGATAATGGCCATGTTTGGAATGGTTTAGATACCCAGTTAGAATACTCATAGATATCATTACACTTAGTACGTGCGTGGATGTAGTAGTTAACACCTGGCGTTAAGTATGGTGCTAATACACTGGTAGTCTTTGTTTGAGTACCAAATGATGGCGCTACTGAAGACTTATTGATCACATACTCATAGTGCTCAGCTGTTTTAACTGGTTTCCATGAGATAACCACTCTATCTGTTGTTAATGAAGACAAAGTAATATCCGGCTCATGACAAGTGATCTTCGTTACGAATGAATCCAAGCCCCATGCTGAAGAGTCTTTTGCACCACAGATGTAACGCACGTGGATATAATGCTTCGTATCTTCTTGTAAACCACTTGGTATAGAGATCTGGTTAGTAACTGTTTGGGTAGCACCTGCTGAGCTAGTTGGCGTCTTAGGATCTGTATTTACGATCACTTGATAGCCAATTGGGTTCCATACAGGGTTCCACTCTATATC
Protein-coding sequences here:
- a CDS encoding GEVED domain-containing protein; amino-acid sequence: MNFARSIAIRIAYVLAIVFISVSMSNAQSYCIPTYTLSCSGSTFIDNVTTTGAMTNIINNNTGCGNTAASYSDYTGNTTMKVIQDAGSSVTVNVKMGPLTGPSPCAVCNYISRIQIYVDWNQNGSFSDPGELVGAIPALTGSGSAGNLTFSVPLSAKHGVTRMRVRAASRKSVPELASSFDPCANHQEGEAEDYNFEVINPCLPPTNLSSGDVNYKSANIKWNSKGNAKLYEYYFTNDKSTIPPTSVGYKYTTDTSMLFSDLVCDTQYYFYLRSICDTTGSTIFWDTSSWTLDSFRTDPCCYNPNVSIQNITSTTAVASWSPIKTAYGYEYLVSTSPVIPVSAKGTYTTYTSAFLQGLSGGVQYYLHVRSRCTPTPLSEWNTTGLLTQPPLSVNATIGDGTFEISIFPNPVSSILSVDIKGEIGANAILEILDMTGRVLKQKSVTVRLEELNVSELPSGIFIIKYQDDQKIQQIKINKQ